The sequence below is a genomic window from Bactrocera neohumeralis isolate Rockhampton chromosome 4, APGP_CSIRO_Bneo_wtdbg2-racon-allhic-juicebox.fasta_v2, whole genome shotgun sequence.
aaataaatacaaagcaGAAAGTAGGACTTAAGAACTTATTAAAGTTGGTGTGACATTAATGGACATCAATTTGTTTAAAGTGAGGTTAGGTATGAAAATAATTCGATGTAAAAAAAAGTAGCATACATTATTTAATGTGATAAATTGAAACGTTGCAAGTCAAATTAAATATTCGtcgcttttttattaaaagcaaaaataaaatatgccgatttttccatttaaatgtaaatatatttaatttttgaagttcgGAAATTTCTACATTTATAAAACaagaatcaaaaatatattttatgttaagaTTTGCTTaacaaatgttgaaaaagtacATTAATTGTTGCCAGtttgatattaaatattagcatttaaaaaagcaatcaaaaatatgtagataacctaaaaaaattaataatatttaacaattgcaaaaatgaaaaagatcaaaaatataatatttttaaataaaaaattaattaattaatttttaattaaaaattaaattaattaaataaaaaattattaattaaaaattaataaaaaaaataataattaattaaatattatgaaacatttaaaagaaaaaaatataaagattagcctaaaaaatgtaataaaaaaatttataataattagcatcaaaattaaaaagtacaaaaattatatatgtacatacatatatttggaaaattaacataaaaatcaatgaattaaattttataaaaaattaaaaattaataaaaaacgcaaaataaattaaaattattaaaaattaaaaagagtataaaaatacagcCTTAAGATCAAGTGTTTTTTTGCTTAAACTTAATCACCAAACAGTTGTTTAGAGCTTACCAGTGAAATACTTttgcagacatacatatgtacatatgtacgtacataaatatttacaatatcatataacagtaaatattttgcCCATGACTAATAATTGTAGTTTTGCCATATTGTACTCTAGCTGAACTTTGAACACTCAATGGTCAGTTTCTGCCACAAACTTTAATATGCGACTTGCATTATTAGCTCTGCAAAAGGCTTGAACCACAAGctaagaatttaaataaaataaaaaagtaacatGCAAATCCTTTAAAGCAAATGTGCATtctaaacatatatttatttaatattttttatttggtatgTTTAATAAACTTTGAACTAAAGCGATTTCCGTTGAAAATTGCATGACAGTTTGCGGTATTTATGAAGTCAAGCTcggcgtatacatatgtatatataattttttttaattacatttgaaATAGGGCTACgtaagcgaaaaaaatatttttttttctaaatttgaaaaaaaaaactaaactgtttatattttgctaaaacaaatttccatgcaagaacttgaaaGGAAAAggcatgtgcaaaatttcccctgttcagggtataaaaattaaaagcattaaaAGTTTGAATAATAGTAACGTTTGTAATGGATACGGTTCATATTGCGCTAcatatttaaaagttaattaattaattttaaatttatttgtgaaagTTGTTTTTGTTCCACAAATTCTAGTGTAATTGTAATACACATGCGCACAGGTTTTTTTTTGCATCGAATTCAATTAGCTATGCACAAATGTTCAAttcataaaaccaaaaacatcTGGCCAtcaaaatttgtaaactttAAAGTTCTATTTGAAAATTAACTCTACACtgagcatttaaaaatattggaatcgTCTAAACGCAAAACTTTCAATAGTTAACACAAAGTCAAATGTCAACTGACGCACGACGTATCAGAcagaaatttaatacaaataaagcataaaatattaaaaaaaaatgtagaaattcaaaacaaaaattgtgtttgAGTTTTAAATACAATGTGTGTTTAAAAGTCTGCCATTTGCGCCGGTTAGTAATCTCAAGAAACGGGAGTACCGACAGTGACTGCAATAGCAACAACCAATCTAAATTATTAGCAGCTATAGCTTGCAAAAGCAACGGCGGGCAATGTTGAAAATATCTTCGAAAATTACACCATTGCAATCAGTTCGATATTAGCTTTCGAGGAATGCGTTAGGAAACTTGTGCGACGTAGTAGCAAAGCAAGTCCGTGCGCGGCAGTTCCTTTCTATATTAATTGTGTTGTTTCTACTATTGGATCACTTCATATTTGCATACGAAAAGAAGTATTTCAACTTAATTTGTGAACCACTTGCGAAATTTATGTGCGAAACTCAGTCATTTCGAAACAGTAACGGTCTAAAAAGTATTCTCAAAATCACACAAAATGAAGTTGCTGAAGTTTATGTCGTTTACAATACCCGATGATGAGCCTAAACCAAGTGGGATCGGTCATCAGGTGCAGTTATAAGCTAGATCAAAACAAATTATtcgaatatttaatattttctgagtttttgtgaataatttaaaaaaaaaaactctttttttattgattgcAGGTGCTTGCTGCACTGAGCGTATCAATGGGTTCATTGGTTGTTGGTTTCTCTTCCGCCTACACCTCTCCAGCGTTGGTATCAATGACTGACAGAAATTATACGGACTTCGAAGTAACACCACAAGCGGTAAGTTCGACAACAAAACAGCAGCGTGATATTTTCAAactgattgaaaaattttttaattatataaatttttaattctcatTACAGGCCTCCTGGGTTGGCGGTCTAATGCCCCTGGCGGGTTTGGCTGGTGGCATTGCTGGCGGACCATTTATTGAGTATATGGGACGTCGTAATACAATTCTTGCTACCGCCGTGCCCTTCATTATCTCTTGGCTGCTCATCGCTTGTGCTGTTAACATTGCCATGGTGCTAGCTGGACGTACGCTTGCTGGTTTCTGTGTGGGCATTGCTTCGCTCTCGTTGCCCGTGTATTTAGGCGAGACAGTACAACCGGAAGTACGTGGCTCATTGGGTCTACTACCAACGGCTTTCGGCAACATTGGCATCTTACTTTGCTTTGTCGCCGGCTCATATTTTGATTGGTCCCCATTAGCTTTTCTTGGTGGTGCGTTACCTGTACCATTTTTGATTCTTATGTTCCTCATACCAGAGACACCACGTTGGTATATCTCACGTGGACGTGAAGATCGTGCACGGCGTGCCTTGCAATGGCTACGCGGTAAACAAGCTGACGTTGAGCCAGAATTAAATGGTCTTTTGCGTACACAGGCACATGCCGACAGACACTCATCAGGCAATCAATTAGTAGAGTTGTTAAGACGGAACAACTTGAAGCCTCTATCCATTTCTTTGGGTTTGATGTTTTTCCAACAGCTTAGCGGTATAAATGCTGTCATCTTTTACACAGTAATGATATTCCAAGAAGCTGGTTCCACCATTGATGGTAATTTGTGCACAATTATTGTGGGTATAGTGAACTTTATTGCAACATTTATGGCAACCGTACTCATCGATCGGCTCGGACGTAAGGTAAAAGGAAATGCCCACACTATATTTGAAGACAATAATTTTCTAACGGTTTGTTATTCACTCATTGCTTTCGCAGATTTTGCTCTATATCTCCGATGTGGCCATGATTATTTCGCTCTTTACACTTGGTGGATTCTTTTATTGCAAAGCATCTGGCATGAACATCGCCGAGGTTGGTTGGTTACCACTGGCCAGTTTCGTGATTTACGTGG
It includes:
- the LOC126755258 gene encoding facilitated trehalose transporter Tret1 isoform X2 — protein: MKLLKFMSFTIPDDEPKPSGIGHQVLAALSVSMGSLVVGFSSAYTSPALVSMTDRNYTDFEVTPQAASWVGGLMPLAGLAGGIAGGPFIEYMGRRNTILATAVPFIISWLLIACAVNIAMVLAGRTLAGFCVGIASLSLPVYLGETVQPEVRGSLGLLPTAFGNIGILLCFVAGSYFDWSPLAFLGGALPVPFLILMFLIPETPRWYISRGREDRARRALQWLRGKQADVEPELNGLLRTQAHADRHSSGNQLVELLRRNNLKPLSISLGLMFFQQLSGINAVIFYTVMIFQEAGSTIDGNLCTIIVGIVNFIATFMATVLIDRLGRKILLYISDVAMIISLFTLGGFFYCKASGMNIAEVGWLPLASFVIYVVGFSLGFGPIPWLMMGEILPAKIRGSAASVATAFNWTCTFVVTKTFRDMIDTMGAHGAFWLFGSICVVGLFFMIFYVPETQGKTLEDIERKMMGRVRRMSPVANIKPLSFNM
- the LOC126755258 gene encoding facilitated trehalose transporter Tret1 isoform X3, whose amino-acid sequence is MDQNVKFDINENTQAIYIWSQVLAALSVSMGSLVVGFSSAYTSPALVSMTDRNYTDFEVTPQAASWVGGLMPLAGLAGGIAGGPFIEYMGRRNTILATAVPFIISWLLIACAVNIAMVLAGRTLAGFCVGIASLSLPVYLGETVQPEVRGSLGLLPTAFGNIGILLCFVAGSYFDWSPLAFLGGALPVPFLILMFLIPETPRWYISRGREDRARRALQWLRGKQADVEPELNGLLRTQAHADRHSSGNQLVELLRRNNLKPLSISLGLMFFQQLSGINAVIFYTVMIFQEAGSTIDGNLCTIIVGIVNFIATFMATVLIDRLGRKILLYISDVAMIISLFTLGGFFYCKASGMNIAEVGWLPLASFVIYVVGFSLGFGPIPWLMMGEILPAKIRGSAASVATAFNWTCTFVVTKTFRDMIDTMGAHGAFWLFGSICVVGLFFMIFYVPETQGKTLEDIERKMMGRVRRMSPVANIKPLSFNM